The following coding sequences lie in one Arachis ipaensis cultivar K30076 chromosome B05, Araip1.1, whole genome shotgun sequence genomic window:
- the LOC107641997 gene encoding uncharacterized protein LOC107641997 — MLVTTKRGAAAAVDCHWRTHRTAVSLVAGITDLREGGCLSCCCCLVLLLCGTWKGDKLCSSCRQVRYCSEKHQVRENLVLYLILLHCFYLAASASLPWLIVGCHLWLVVFF; from the exons ATGCTTGTCACCACCAAAAGAGGAGCCGCTGCCGCCGTCGATTGTCACTGGAGAACACACCGTACCGCTGTGTCTCTGGTCGCTGGAATCACGGACCTGAGAGAAGGGGGCTGCCTCTCCTGTTGCTGCTGCCTCGTTCTTTTATT GTGTGGAACATGGAAAGGAGATAAACTCTGCAGTAGTTGCAGACAAGTGCGGTACTGCTCTGAGAAACACCAG GTGAGGGAGAACTTAGTATTATATTTAATTCTGCTTCACTGCTTCTACCTCGCTGCTTCTGCTTCACTGCCTTGGCTGATTGTGGGTTGTCATCTGTGGTTAGTGGTCTTTTTCTGA